In Mustela nigripes isolate SB6536 chromosome 2, MUSNIG.SB6536, whole genome shotgun sequence, a single window of DNA contains:
- the LOC132010576 gene encoding LOW QUALITY PROTEIN: succinate dehydrogenase cytochrome b560 subunit, mitochondrial-like (The sequence of the model RefSeq protein was modified relative to this genomic sequence to represent the inferred CDS: substituted 2 bases at 2 genomic stop codons), translating into MAVLLLRHVGSHCLCAHLSPRLCIRNGSLPMAISLWHSGTGMTLSTEVFLFGLLALLALGNFQSYLKFVKTMCLGTSLIYTAEFALVFPLMYHTXNGIXHLMWNLKKGLKIPQLYQSGVVVLVLTGLSSAGLTAMLRAEDPINVFL; encoded by the exons ATGGCTGTGCTCTTGTTGAGACATGTTGGCTCTCATTGCCTCTGTGCCCATCTAAGTCCTAGGCTCTGTATCAGAAA TGGATCTCTTCCCATGGCAATATCCCTTTGGCACTCTGGTACTGGTATGACCTTGAGTACAGAGGTCTTTCTCTTTGGCTTGTTGGCCCTCTTGGCTCTTg gcAACTTTCAATCTTATTTGAAATTTGTAAAGACCATGTGTCTGGGGACATCACTGATCTACACAGCTGAATTTGCACTTGTCTTCCCTCTCATGTATCATACCTAGAATGGGATCTAACACTTGATGTGGAACCTAAAGAAAGGCCTGAAGATTCCCCAGCTATACCAATCTGGAGTGGTTGTCTTGGTTCTTACTGGATTGTCCTCTGCAGGGCTGACAGCCATGTTAAGAGCTGAAGATCCCATCAATGTCTTTCTATAA